A stretch of DNA from Candidatus Obscuribacterales bacterium:
TCTACCGCGTGCCCTATGCCGATCCTTGGAAGCAGGGAGGGACAGGCCTAGGCCTGGCCTTGGTGAAGAAGCTTGTTCATCAAATCAATGGAGCGATCGCCGTGGAAAGTGTAGATGGCTGGACGATGTTTAACGTCAACGTTCCCATTGAGCTGGACGAATCCTTGACTACGTCCTAGCGCGAAACATCTCAAAATGGGGCAGCCATGGTGCCCCATGCCTCAGTCCCGGTAGGTGTCGTCTACCCTCTACCCATCAGCGATTAATCAGCGATCGCCCCAGCTACACTACCAGCCCGCGGATAGAGCTTCATCAGGGCCTGCACCTGCTCGGCATGGTAGGAACTGCGGGTGAGCGGCGAGGATACAACCTGCAAGAAACCAATGCTCTCGCCAAACTCACGCCAGGCATCAAACTGCTCTGGGGTGACAAAGTCCTGCACGCCAAGGTGCTTTTGGCTGGGCTGGAGGTATTGGCCAATGGTCAAAATGTCGCAGTCCACCGATCGCAGATCACGCATCACCTGCCGCACCTCTTCATCGGTTTCCCCCAGACCCACCATAATCCCAGACTTGGTATAGAGCCATGGGGCAATCTGCCGCGATCGCCGCAATAGATCCAGGGAGCGATCGTAGTCGCCCTGAGGACGCACCCGGCGATAGAGGCGAGGAATGGTTTCGGTATTGTGGTTCAGCACCTCTGGGCGGGCAGACAGCAGTGTCGCCAGAGCCTCCCAGTTGGCGCACAAATCAGGAATTAAAACCTCAATGGTGGTTTTAGGCGACAAAGCCCGCACCGCTTCAATGCAGCCGATAAACTGCGAAGCACCGCCATCAGGCAGGTCATCCCGATTTACCGAGGTAATCACCACATGGTTGAGCCCCAAACGTCTCACCGCTTCAGCTAGACGCGTCGGCTCGGTGGGATCCAAGGCCTGGGGTTTCTTTTCAAAGTCAATGTCACAGTAGGGGCAAGCACGGGTGCAGGCGGGGCCCATGATCAAAAATGTGGCGGTACCGTGATGGAAGCATTCGCCAATGTTGGGGCAGGAGGCTTCTTCACAAACCGTATTCAGCCCTAGATCACGGAGCGTGTCTTTGACACTGCCAACCCGTTGCCACTGGGGCGCTTTCACCCGTAACCATTCTGGCTTTACTGTCACGTTCACGACCTACTGATTCTTACCAAGACCCTCATTTTACCAACAGTCTCCTGAGTTTTGCAGATCCCCTGCGGAGAATCTCAGCTTAGGTTATAATGTCTCAGTGCTAATGACGGGATGTGGCGCAGCTTGGTAGCGCACTTCGTTCGGGACGAAGGGGC
This window harbors:
- the lipA gene encoding lipoyl synthase, with the protein product MNVTVKPEWLRVKAPQWQRVGSVKDTLRDLGLNTVCEEASCPNIGECFHHGTATFLIMGPACTRACPYCDIDFEKKPQALDPTEPTRLAEAVRRLGLNHVVITSVNRDDLPDGGASQFIGCIEAVRALSPKTTIEVLIPDLCANWEALATLLSARPEVLNHNTETIPRLYRRVRPQGDYDRSLDLLRRSRQIAPWLYTKSGIMVGLGETDEEVRQVMRDLRSVDCDILTIGQYLQPSQKHLGVQDFVTPEQFDAWREFGESIGFLQVVSSPLTRSSYHAEQVQALMKLYPRAGSVAGAIAD